The DNA region tcacagaaacccacctgcctccatctcatgtgtgctggatttaaaggcgtgtgccaaacAAGGCCTCCGTAGTGTGGTTTCTGTTCCTGTGTCTGGGGACTAGAAGGGCTTGTACTGTCGGCTCTGCTGGCTTGGACTCATGTCATAGCTCTCGGGCTCCAGGAGACCCCCAGGAGGACGGAGTACCTCCTCCTGCTCTGAGCCCTAGATCCAGTAGTGACAGCCTGGCCCCTCCAGGTCCCCAGACCTCCCGGTCCCCAGACAGCCTGGCCCCTGTGCCCGGTGCGCCGCGACCCCGTGGGGCGTGGGTCGGCAGCTGGGCCACCCGTCCGCTGACCCGCGTCCCCGGTGCCAGGTGCTGGAGAGCTTCAAGATCATGGACTACAGCCTGCTGCTGGGCGTGCACAACATCGATCAGCAGGAGCGCGAGCGCCAGGCCGAGGGCGCGCGGAGCACCGCGGACGAGAAGCGGCCGGTGGCACAGAAGGCCCTGTACTCCACCGCCATGGAGTCCATCCAGGGCGGCGCTGCGCGCGGGGAGGCCATCGAGACGGACGACACGTGAGTGGGGTGGCGCCCGATCTCGCGCACTCCCTCCCCGTGGGCCGCCCGTGTGTGTAGTTACCGGCCCTGACCCCAAGGGGGCAGTGGAGCCGGCCAGGACCGCACAGGGAGACCCGTCCACTAACAGGAGGGACGGTAGCTTTGGGTGACCCTCCTTCTTCACCCGCACCCCATGGCCCCGAAAGGGAGGCCCTAGGGGGAGGGCTGTCCGTCCCAGCCTGCGGGAGGCCCCGTGAGGCTGCCCCTCAGACTGTCTCGGCTTTTGTAGGGTCTGCGTGGGGCCCCGTGGGGACCAGGTGAGCCCGTGTGCCCCGTGTGGAGTGAGCTGAGCCGGGGGGCTCCACCTTCAGCTGCAGGGCTTTGGGGTGCTGAGGGGCGTCACTAACTGGACTGGGCCGCGTGGTGGCGGCCGGTGTGGTGTGATTAACACGAGGACGGGCGAGGCTGCCGTGCCCTGGGTGCCGTGTGCATGCGCGCAGGGAGGCATGCTGTGTCTGCCCAGCCTGGACCCAGTGGCTGCCCAGTTGCCCCCGGGACGGAGGTCCTGTCGGTCTGGCCGTCCTGTGTGGGGCTGATCGGGCCTCTCCCCGCAGGATGGGCGGATCCCGGCCGTGAATGGGCGCGGGGAGCGCCTGCTGCTGCACATCGGAATCATCGACATCCTGCAGTCCTACCGGTGCGCAGGCCACGCCCAGCAGACGGCCCCGCCCCTCTCCCCGCCTGACCACGCCCACATTCCCGTCCTCCCTTGACCCTTTCTCACTGTCCTGGTGACCCAGCCTGTCAGCTTGGCCTGCCCCCTGCCTCCCGCCCACGTTGGGCCAGTGGGCTGACCTGGGCCCCTCTGTCTGTCCCAGGTTCATCAAGAAGTTAGAACACACCTGGAAAGCCCTTGTCCACGATGGGGTGAGTGCcgttcattcatgcattcattcattcatgcattcattcattcatgcattcatgcattcattcattgtaCCCATTCATCTGCCCTCTGCTGAGCGGCTCAGACTTCCCAGGGTGCTGTCCAGCCCAGGGGGGCCAGGCCTGTCACCTGTCCAGGCCaagaggaaggagcaggggaCGTACAGGTGCCCCACAGCTCAGAGCTGGCCTCTGGTCTGGGTTCCACGGGCGTGCTGGGAAGGGTTTCTTGACATGACAAGCTGCTGAGGGCCCCGCTCCCACAGCCCGTCCCGGTGACTCTTACTCAAGTGCTCAAGACTGCGGGAGAATGCAGACTCTGAGAGAATCCTCGAAGGGTCATTGGGAAGGTGCAGGCCGAAGCGTCCAGAATGTGTGCTAGGGCTGGGATGAGTCCTCCTGGCACTCCAGGGCCTGAGGCAGGGGAAGCCTGGGTTCGAGGTCAGCCCGGGATGCACGTGACCTTGTGTCTGTGGGCGCATCCCCCGCGAGACTGTCCCACCCCGCTGTGCTTTCCTAGGACACCGTCTCAGTCCACCGGCCCAGCTTCTACGCCGAGCGCTTCTTCAAGTTCATGAGCAGCACAGTCTTCCGGAAGAGTTCATGTGAGCCGCTGCCTGCGGGAGGGGACACAGGGCCAGAGTCCCCAGCTGGGGATGGGGGCAGATCAGGGTCCGCCTGCGAGCTCCTGTGAGGGGCAGCCCACGGGACCCTGGCTCGGAGAGGGGCAGGCCGTGAGGGGAGGCGTCACCTCCCGGAAGCTGAGGGAGCCGAGgccacccctgccctcctcccctgcaGCCCTGAAGTCCTCTCCATCCAAGAAAGGGCGCGGTGCCCTGCTGGCCGTCAAGTCCCTGGGGCCCACGGCCGCTTTCTCGGCCAGCCAGATCCCCAGCGAGAGAGAAGACGCACAGTATGACCTGCGGGGGGCCCGCAGCTACCCCACACTGGAGGATGAAGGTGACCTGCCAGCCTGTGCTCTGGGCACCCAGGAAAGCAGACCCTGAAGGAACCCTGGGCATGGGCCGGGCACCCAGTACACGTGCCAAGGCCCTGGGGCGGGAGGTGGAGGACGGCAGAAGGGGTGTCGGTAACAACCAGATCGGACAGGGtggctgggggggcggggggcaggagCAGGCCAGCCCTGAGGCCGAGCGAGGGGGGAGATGGCCCCCAGTCTGCTTAGGCTTGTCCCCCCCACAGGCCGGCCCGACCTCCTGCCCTGCACCCCACCTTCCTTTGAGGAAGCCACCACGGCCTCCATCGCCACCACCCTGTCGTccacctccctctccatcccagaGCGCTCCCCTTCAGAGACGTCAGAGCAGCCCCGGTACAGGTGGGTGCAGCTGTTCCGAGTGGGTGCTGGGGGGGACCCGCTCGTCACCGCAGCGCTGACCGCCTCCTGTGTGCCTTCCCCACAGACGCCGCACGCAGTCTTCAGGCCAGGACGGCCGGTGAGCCCCCCTCCCCAGGTGCCCACCGCCTTCTTCACTGCAGGCCTGGCCGGCTTCCAGAACCTTCGACCCTCCTGCATCTCAGGTCCAGACACCCAGCAGTGCCCAGCTCCCCAGCTGCGGGCCGCTGGGCCCGTGGCCACCTGCTTGTGCTCCGCACACCCTCGGGCCACAGCGGGACCCAGCAGCTGAACCCTCGCGGCCCCCAGGCTAGGACCCCCGGGGACCAGGAATCAAAGGCAGCCATGGGGTcaggggaggaaactgaggctgggcgTCCCCTGCAGGCCCCAGGAGGAGCCCCACGTGGAGGACCTACAGAAGATAACGGTGCAGGTGGAACCCGTGTGCAGCGTGGGGATCGTGGTCCCCAAGGAGCCGGATGCGGGGTGAGTGAGTGCCTTCCCCATTCAGAGATGGTGACTTGACCCGGATTCTGCGCCAGCCTGTGTCTAGGGACGTGTGGCTGTCACGGTCACCCCAGGCCTGGCTGCTCCGTCAGATAAGAAGTGtgtgcactggggaggctgaggcagggcagtgtcttagttaggcttgtgttgctgtggtaaacaccgtaagcagcttggagaggaaagggtttattatcTCAGGTCACACTCCGTCGGGAGGGAAGCCGGGCCAGGCACTGACAGGCCATGAGGGGTGCTACCCAGGAGGGAAGCCGGGCCAGGCACTGACAGGCCATGAGGGGTGCTACCCAGGAGCCTCCTGGAgcctcagctggctttctttgcGGCTGTGGGGTGGCCccgcccacagtgggtggggtgggacactcccccatcaatcaatcaatcaagagAACGTCACCATAGGCTGGGCATAGTAGCAAATACCTTTAGACACGGGAGgatccgagttcaaggccagtctggtctcgaGAAGGAGTTTCGGAGCTGTGTCTCAAATACACTCGTCagtaaaaggaggaggaaaacgCCTTGCACACCCAACAGTCTGCCGAGGGCGGTTTTCTCTTCGTGGGTCCATCTTCGAGGATGAGACTGTCTTGTCGACAGAACTGGGCAGCACAGACAGCTGTGGGTTCCACACCCAAAAACACTAGTGCCCCCAAGATGGAGAGGGAGTTGAGCGACCAGTGAAGGCTGGGAGGGTGGCCGCTCACAGAACCGCCTAGGACGCCACCACTGTCCTGTGTCCCCAGAGCGGAGGTCCCCCCAGCTGGGGCATCAGCTGCAGCCTCTGTGGAAGTGGACGCCGCCAGCCAGGCCTCCGAGCCCGCCAGCCAGGCCTCGGATGAGGAGGACGCGCCCTCCACAGACATCTATTTTGTAAgtcacacctgcctctgtctggggTCCTCACTCTGGGTGACAGGGGCAGGGCCCCTTCTTGGCCATGGGGAGACCAGAGCAAAGACTGAGGCCCAGGAGAGTGGCTGGTCCTTCTGGGGGCAAGTTCTGTTCATGATGGTCGGGCCTGGGGACCCAGGGAGTGGCAGGTCCGATGGCGCCTGCTGTGTGAGGCGGGGACCTGGCCCTTCGTGGACAAGGCTGGTTCAGTCCAGGCCTTGGGGATCTAGGACCCTCAGTGACCCTCGTCCACCACGGGGAGAAACACTAGAGGGGTTGTGGGTCCAGTGCAGGGTCGTGCCCTATAAATGGGTCGGAGCCTCAGCCGCCCCTTGGGGTCCGCCGGCCTATTCCGGTGTCATCTTTTGTCCCTGGGGCCCGGGGTTGTCCGCACACGCACCTGAGACCCTCACCGCTTCCCGACTAACTCACCCACTGTCTACACTGTGCCACTGAGGCCCGGGCCTCTACCTGGCCCTGGAGAGCCCGGCCAGGCCCGCAGTCAGCCCATGCATTGCTGGTTCTGGCCTGGCAGCGGCCAGGCTGCGTCGTGGATTAGGTTCTGGCCTGAATGGCCGCACCCCACCCCGCCCACACCCCGCTTCAGTCGCTCTGCCCTGCtcggccgcccgcccgcccgtccGTCTCCCTGCCTGGTTCCCCCCTcaccctctgccctctcctctcttcctcctcccgccCGGCCCGCCGTGTGGCCAGTTCGCCCACGGGAGATACTGGCTTTTCTCTCCCCGTCGCCAGCGACTGCGGGCCGTGACACCGAGCCACACAGGCACTGTAAGTGACCACAGCCCGTCACACGTGGAGACGGGCTCCCAGCACACGGCACCCCACGCCCCCTCCTCAGATGACTGCTGGCCTGGCCTGACCGGATGTGTGTTCGCCAGACCGGCACGGCAGTGCCCATCTTCCCCATGTGCGGCGGGGTCCAGAGACCCCAGCCCGCCTGTGCACACTTCCCACCCAGGCTCCGCCCTTCCCTCAGTAGCATACTTCACAGGAGGGGAAGCTGAGGCTCAGGCCACACAGGGCATCAGGTCCCCACCGCCCCCATCACTGCACCGCTGGGTCACCTCCCAGTGCACATGCCTGGGCCGCAGCACGGACCTCCTACCTGGGGCTGCCACCTCCACATCATCAATGAGTACCAGGCCCAGACAGGTTGAGTGACATGCCAGAGCTGCTCCAGCACTGGTGTGGCCGGAacagcacgggggggggggcacacacctgtcaccccagcactcagaggtggaggcaggaagtttGGGGATTTGATGGAGCCAGGGCCGTCCAAGGTGGGGGTGCCGAGCCCCAGCCTGCAGAGGAGACCCTGGTGGGCTCCTTGCAGGAGGTAGACCGCGGTTGCAGGAGGTAGACCACGGTCGCAGGAGGTAGACCGCCGTTGCAGGAGATAGACCGCGGGTGCAGGAGGTAGACCGCCGTTGCAGGAGGTAGACCGCGGTCGCAGGAGGTAGACCGCGGTCGCAGGAGGTAGACCGCCGTTGCAGGAGGTAGACCGCCGTTGCAGGAGGTAGACCGCCGTTGCAGGAGGTAGACCGCGGTCGCAGGAGGTAGACCGCCGTTGCAGGAGGTAGACCGCCGTTGCAGGAGGTAGACCGCGGTTGCAGGAGGTAGTCCGCGGTTGCAGGAGGTAGACGGCGGTTGCAGGAGGTAGACCGAGGTTGCAGGGCAGACCTGGCCCTGGGAGGTCGTCCTGGGCTCTTTGTCCACCAGCCTTGCAGTCTGAGGCCCTCCTGTGCCTGGGACACCCCTCCCTGGGACGGGGCTGCTGGCCTGTGGCCCCTGTTCCCCCAGGCTGGCCCCCTTGGGTTCTGGTTCTGTGGGAGTCCACTGAGACTCGGCTCCGATACAACTCCTGCAGCGCCACGTCCTGTCCGGGCGCCCACAGGGTGCTGGCCAGAGCAGGCCAGGGGACCAGGCAGGCCAGCTGGGGACAGTGGAGAGGAGagccctgccccgcccccgctATCCCGCCTGCACCCCGGCTTCACTAACCGCTTCCGCTGCCACTGCTGCTTCCCCGGGGCTGAGGGTTGGGGGCAGGCGCCCCTCACGGAGGGGACGGGGTTGCGGCTGCTCCCCAGGGTGGGTCCCCTCTTttactctctgtctcttccttctgcctgtccGCTCCTCGCCCCCGCCTTCTGCACCCCTCCCGCACGCGCTGCGCAGCCCACCGACGAGAGGAGCTGGGTGTACTCCCCGCTTCACTATAGCGCGCGGCCCGCCTCCGACGGCGAGAGCGACACAGTAAGTCCCGGGGGCGGGTGGGAGGACCAGGCCGGAGCTCCTCCCCTGCCcgcctccctgccctcctcacccATTCTTGCTCCTCTCGCTTcaactccccctcccctccccctgcttaAGGCATAGGCATCTCTAGGTGTGCCTGCCAGGCGGGCCAGGGAAGCGGGGCACCTCTGGGCCGCCCACACCTGCAGCCCCGAGGCTGCACCCGAGGCCTGGTGGGCGGGTGGCGGGGGTCCCGGCCCGCCCCGCCCTCCCTCACCGCCGCTCTGGTTTTCACAGTAACTTCTATGCAGTCCCCAGTCTGGAGCCCAGAGTCCTGccaccccagccacttcctggaGGCGCTGCTCCCCACTGGGGCCCAGAGCTCAGCGACATCACCCCGAGGGCCCTGGCCCGACCTCATCCTCGTCCTCCCCACCAAAGGATGCCACCGGCCAGGCCTGTCCCCAGGATAGCTCGGGCCACCATCTGCCGCTACCTGTGCCTGTTGGGGCGGCAGCATTCAGAGCGCCCAATCCTGTATTTATTTTGGGTCCTTTTTTGCACGGAGAGGGAGCACAGGAGTGATGTTCCGGGAGACAGACAAAAGACGGAAAACCCAGGAAGAGGCTGCGGCCGCTGGCCTTGGCGGATCAGGCTCCACACGGCCTCCTACGCTGGGGACCCGCCTCAGCGGCCAGTGGCTCCAGTAAAGCCCACTCTCTCCAGGGCTCCCGCGGTGGCCTGCAGAGGGGACAGGCCTGGAGCCTCTGCTTCCATCCCAGACTGTGCTCCTGAGTGGATGAGGCCCCCACTGCTGCCTCCGAGAGCCTCTCCGTCACCTCAGGTGTGGACCTGAGCAGACCAGAACTGGCCATGCCCTGTGGACTTTCTGCACCTTTTTACCGCCATGGGAAGGATGTCCCCAAGCACGAATGTCCTGCGGTTACAATCAAACCTGGCGCTGCCTGGGAGAGGCTGTGTCGTCTGCCTCCCACCCCTGTGAAGCCCTGAGTGGGAGGCATGGTGAGAAGAGCAAGACCAGGCTCCAGAGTGACAGCCGGGTCCACAAACAACCCGGCTGAAGACACCACCAGATCCAGCTGTGTCCACCGGACACAGGGAGAGCTCACCACACCCACAGGGGACTTCTGGAAGCGGTGTGTTGGGGACAGTCCCGTAGTGTCCCTGCCTCATGGATGCTCCACCCATGGTGTTCTTGTCGAAAGTCAGCTGGAACATTCTGAAAGCCAGGCTGCAGCTCCAGCACACAGCCCCCAGGTCAGCCCCACGGGCCCCTGGGTTGTACCTTCAGGGACACAGACGTCAGGACCTGGCTGGCTGACGGGGACCACAGCAGACGAGTAGGCATTGAGGAGCGTGATGCAGCCCATCCTGCAGGGGTGCATTCCCTTTGTGGCAATGGAGGGCGTGGAGCCTGGGATCAGACCCTTGCCGGTGTGCTCACGGGGGCCACAGTAGCCATGATGGACGGATGCCTGCTCCGGACCTCCTACAGTCCCACGTTCGTAAGTCTCAGGGCCCTCCCTCCAGAGGCCCACTGCTTGCTGACGGAGTCCTGGTGTTTGGGGGCCTGCAGGGGGCAAGTGAACCCCCATGTGGTGAGCCGCTGAGTGAGTTGACTCAGGCTACAAAGGCACAACCCCTCCGGGAAGGCATTGTCATACCTGTCCTCCCAACGCTTGGAAAggtaaggcaggaggactgaggcAAGTTCCGGGCTAGgcggggctacagagtgaaatcctgcctccagagaccaaaagagaaagaaaagagagaagaaaaaaaaaccccagggcTGGCGCCACTGCTGCTTGGGCAGAGCTCACCCAGCAGcgggagccctgggttccatcccagcacgcgggaggtgCAGACAGTGAGcagttcgaggtcatccttgtCTGTATATCCAGCTGGAGGctggcctgggttacatgagaccctctcaagAGAATCTGTACATAACTGTGTGACTCCCCATCCTGTACCCCGTCCTGGTCTCTCCGATGGCCTCTATCGCCCCACCGTGGACGGCGCGTGAACTGTACTGTAAGGACCAGAGGCTCCTCCAAGGCTGAGGTGTCCTCGGTCCGCCTCTGTCCTCCCCCCAAGCCACCCCAGCAACTCCCCTGTCCGGCCCCACAACAACCTCAGTGCAATATACCCTCCCCGTGGGGTCCCTTGGCACGGTACTGTCTCCGCAGCCCTTccgtccccaccccacctctccggGGGTTAGAAATCGCATCGCACACCCTCACACCGTCCTGTTTTTATTGCTGAATCCATTCGGAAAACTACAAACCTCGTGTGTCTTACTCATCAGGGCGAGGGAGTCCCAGGTCCTCAGCCCCTGCGGTCTGGTGTGTGACAATCCAAGCACGGTGTCCCCCGGCACCAACCAGGGGGCCTTGTCCCTCCAGTGCAGCCGCTGCTGGCCGCGGCCGGCCTCCGTATGCAGCCCGGGTTCCCGCCCCACCCGCCAGCCCCTCTTTTGGAGATCTCTAATAAATCGGGTATAAACAGCTCGCCTCCGACGACTTGGGCGTGCGCCGGTGTCTGGGGTGGGAGGCCCGGGTGACACCCCATCTGCGGACGGGGGGCGTTCCGACGACCCCTCCCTTCAAGCCGCACTTGCCGCGGCTGTCCACTACGGCCCAGCCTGGCGCCCTGCACCGAGCCGACCGGCCGACGGCGTCGGTTCCCGAGCAGCGCCCGGGAGTCCGCGAACGCTCCCGTCCGGACCTGGGTTCTACTGCCGCGGGCCCGCCACgtgcacaggctggcctcacggCGGAGGCCTCCGTGACGTTCCCGGGGCTCGGGGACTTCGGGTTTCAGACCTCCGCAGGCGCCGCACCCCTAAGTCCCGCCGCGTGAGCCTCGCCCGTCTCCCGGGCGCAGCACTGCTCAGCGGCCCTTCCTGGACCCCTTAGTCCCGCCCTCAGGCCCGCATCTGTCAATCGTGCGGCCTAGGCCCCGCCCGCTGAGGCTCCACTTCCGGTCCACTCATTCATGGTTCCTGGTTGCCTGGCCTCTCCAGGCTCCGCTTCCTCGATCCCGCCCCCTCAGGTCCTGATTGGTCCGCCACGCCTGCTGACCTGTCAACGCGGTTTACCAGGCCCCGCCCCTGTCACCGCCA from Peromyscus leucopus breed LL Stock chromosome 22, UCI_PerLeu_2.1, whole genome shotgun sequence includes:
- the Pip5k1c gene encoding LOW QUALITY PROTEIN: phosphatidylinositol 4-phosphate 5-kinase type-1 gamma (The sequence of the model RefSeq protein was modified relative to this genomic sequence to represent the inferred CDS: substituted 1 base at 1 genomic stop codon), with translation MTQKKAVLAEAPSVTGQPGPGHGKKLGHRGVDASGETTYKKTTSSTLKGAIQLGIGYTVGNLSSKPERDVLMQDFYVVESIFFPSEGSNLTPAHHFQDFRFKTYAPVAFRYFRELFGIRPDDYLYSLCNEPLIELSNPGASGSVFYVTSDDEFIIKTVMHKEAEFLQKLLPGYYMNLNQNPRTLLPKFYGLYCVQSGGKNIRVVVMNNVLPRVVKMHLKFDLKGSTYKRRASKKEKEKSLPTYKDLDFMQDMPEGLLLDADTFGALVKTLQRDCLVLESFKIMDYSLLLGVHNIDQQERERQAEGARSTADEKRPVAQKALYSTAMESIQGGAARGEAIETDDTXDGRIPAVNGRGERLLLHIGIIDILQSYRFIKKLEHTWKALVHDGDTVSVHRPSFYAERFFKFMSSTVFRKSSSLKSSPSKKGRGALLAVKSLGPTAAFSASQIPSEREDAQYDLRGARSYPTLEDEGRPDLLPCTPPSFEEATTASIATTLSSTSLSIPERSPSETSEQPRYRRRTQSSGQDGRPQEEPHVEDLQKITVQVEPVCSVGIVVPKEPDAGAEVPPAGASAAASVEVDAASQASEPASQASDEEDAPSTDIYFFAHGRYWLFSPRRQRLRAVTPSHTGTPTDERSWVYSPLHYSARPASDGESDT